The genomic window CGTCGGCAACACCAATACGACGGTCGGACTGTTCGAGGGGAAGGAGCTTCGGACGCACTGGAGGCTCAGCACCCGGCGGGACGGGACCGGCGACGAGTACGGGATATTGATCAGCAATTTGTTACACCTCGACGGGCTGGAGCCGAACCGGATTTCGGCCATGATTATCGCCTCGGTGGTTCCGCCGCTGCAGTCGTCCCTCAAAGAGATGGCCCATCGCTACTTCCGGATCGAGCCTCTAGTGGTCGGACCAGGGATCACGACCGGCATGCCGATCCTGTACGACAGCCCGCGCGAGGTAGGGGCCGACCGAATCGTGAATGCAGTGGCGGCCTTCGAAACCTACGGTGGCCCGGCGATTGTGGTCGATTTTGGGACCGCTACCACCTTTGACGCAGTGTCGACCCAAGGGGAATATCTGGGTGGTGTCATCGCGCCGGGTATCGGGATCGCCGCCGAGGCCCTGTTTGAGCGGACCGCGAAGCTACCCCGGATCGACATCACGAAGCCGAACAGTGTGGTGGGAAAGACGACAGTGGCCAGCATGCAGTCGGGGCTCTTTTTCGGCTATCTGGGGCTGGTGGAAGGGATCGTGACGCGAATGCGCGAGGAGATGGGGGGCGATCCTATTGTGATCGGCACCGGGGGGCTCGCCCATCTGATTCTTACCGAATCACCAAGCATCAAGCATGTGGACTCGCTGCTGACGCTGACCGGCCTTCGGATCATCTACGAACGCAACTTGTAGGGGCGATTCGCGAATCGCCCCTACGCTTCTCGCTTCGTGCCGCAGTGGGGGCAGGCGGTCCACTCCTTCTGGAGCGGCCGGCGGCACTGGCTACAGGCGATCTCCTCGGTAGGCGTGGGCGGTACTTCCTTGGGGGACGATTCGACGGACTTCTTAAATTCGCGAATTGCTCCGCCGAGAGAGCTACCGATCTGCGGTAATTTGGCCGCGCCGAATACAACAAGGGCAATCAAAAGGATTATTATTAACTCCGGCATTCCGAGTCCAAACATGGCTCCCTCGCTTTCTTAAGTTGCCCCCATCATATCCTACTTTTGTAACCGGATTCAACCATGAACGTCTGCGCCCCGGCTGGGGCGACAGCCTATTGGATGGCGGCAACAAGGGCTTCCGGCGCCAGAAGGCTCACGCGGGTGCCTTTGCCGGGCGCGCTGTCGATGGTGAGCGCTCCGCCGATGGCCTCCAGTCGCACCCGGATGGTAAAGAGCCCGAAGCTCCCTGGCGAGGCGCCAGGGGCGGCGGCCGTCGCAGGCTCGAAGCCCTTGCCGTGATCCTCCACCGTGACCCGGACGGCCTCGTCGGTCCGCTCGAGGATCACCCGGGCTTCGGCCGCCTCTGCGTGCTTGACGACGTTGAACAGCAGTTCGCGGACGGCGTGAAACAGCAGCGCCGCAGTCTCTTTGCTGCTCGGGTCGGCGCCCGGCGCCGCCCGCACCGCAACCGCCAGCCCGTGCTGTTCCCGCATCTGCCGTCCAAGCCAGGCGAGTGCCGCCCCCAGCCCCAGCTCGTGCAGGACCAGCGGACTGAGCTGGCCGGTCAGCGCGCGTAACTCCTCCATCGAGGCGTCGAGCAGCGCGACGGCCTCATGAATCCGCCGGCGGAGCGCCGGATCGCTGAGCCTACTCTGCACCATATTCAACCGAAACTTTGTCGCAGCCAGCCTCTGCTGGATGGAGTCGTGCAGCAACCGCGCGACCCGCTGACGCTCGCCCTCCTCGGCGGTGATCAGCTCCAGGGCCAACGCCCGCAGTTGGGCGGCGTGGGCTTTCTGCTCCGTCAAATCGGTCGCGGTCAGGCAGACGACCGCCTGCGTCTCGTCCACCCGTGCCGTGTTG from Candidatus Methylomirabilota bacterium includes these protein-coding regions:
- a CDS encoding type III pantothenate kinase; amino-acid sequence: MLLALDVGNTNTTVGLFEGKELRTHWRLSTRRDGTGDEYGILISNLLHLDGLEPNRISAMIIASVVPPLQSSLKEMAHRYFRIEPLVVGPGITTGMPILYDSPREVGADRIVNAVAAFETYGGPAIVVDFGTATTFDAVSTQGEYLGGVIAPGIGIAAEALFERTAKLPRIDITKPNSVVGKTTVASMQSGLFFGYLGLVEGIVTRMREEMGGDPIVIGTGGLAHLILTESPSIKHVDSLLTLTGLRIIYERNL
- a CDS encoding twin-arginine translocase TatA/TatE family subunit, whose amino-acid sequence is MFGLGMPELIIILLIALVVFGAAKLPQIGSSLGGAIREFKKSVESSPKEVPPTPTEEIACSQCRRPLQKEWTACPHCGTKREA